One genomic region from Mangifera indica cultivar Alphonso chromosome 17, CATAS_Mindica_2.1, whole genome shotgun sequence encodes:
- the LOC123200480 gene encoding zinc finger CCCH domain-containing protein 32-like, which yields MEEVQKRNKYTDCVYFLASPFTCKKGIDCEYRHCEIARLNPRDCWYWLAGNCINPACGFRHPPLDGHLNEAQSEFGSLSYQSCMSANKISVPCFFDFNGFCNKGDRCSFLHGPECSAPDGISSRIASAVTDALPTENKALTGDNTGSAATERCPNLLETSTKPAVVMSIQTKDDLLQSAPRSIPRQSASPQMSLSEGEEAAAIKSDLEVPKECPVKIRSNRCTDWNSRERVNGYIELDRRWESSPGFDVLVDSDNASENLGYYDDPEYLQAMNRKHRGLNSHFLGFDLENQVEYGLTYPDAELLYERQMYCGYDCVDGCILDNVRETSIFARERVLDSLFSRKRKFLLSKVAVIDCNLDLRDYLRKCRAVDDHCFINSSRKHESCRFFQRQERPQRHVIGQRLHRRWESVVGKNYIESYGDNGTLSNGANQREWLRYSQAGRFRQNSKENRLAKLRLRSSEISKNPVLRERRSTDTSTAFTGPKTLAEIKEEKKIVVSLRK from the exons ATGGAAGAAGTACAAAAGCGGAACAAGTACACTGATTGTGTCTATTTTCTCGCGTCTCCTTTCACCTGCAAGAAG gGGATTGATTGTGAGTATCGGCACTGTGAAATTGCAAGACTTAACCCAAGGGATTGTTGGTACTGGTTAGCTGGGAACTGTATTAATCCAGCCTGTGGTTTTAGACATCCT CCACTGGACGGGCATCTTAATGAAGCACAATCTGAATTTGGTTCATTGTCTTATCAATCTTGCATGTCTGCAAACAAGATCTCTGTTCCGTGTTTTTTTGACTTCAATGGCTTTTGCAACAAAGGTGACAGGTGCTCCTTTTTGCATGGTCCTGAATGTAGTGCACCTGATGGAATATCTTCAAGGATAGCGTCTGCAGTTACTGATGCTCTTCCCACAGAAAACAAGGCACTTACAGGAGATAACACTGGGTCAGCAGCAACAGAAAGATGTCCAAATCTATTGGAAACTTCCACAAAGCCAGCAGTGGTTATGAGCATTCAGACCAAGGATGATCTTCTGCAATCAGCTCCTAGAAGCATTCCACGGCAAAGTGCCTCGCCACAGATGTCTCTATCTGAGGGTGAAGAAGCTGCTGCTATTAAGTCAGACCTAGAAGTTCCAAAAGAATGCCCTGTGAAAATTAGATCTAATCGATGCACGGATTGGAATTCGAGGGAACGAGTGAATGGCTACATTGAGCTGGATAGGCGGTGGGAATCATCCCCAGGTTTTGATGTTCTTGTGGATAGTGACAATGCATCAGAGAATTTGGGTTATTATGATGATCCAGAGTACTTACAGGCCATGAATAGGAAGCACAGGGGTCTTAATAGccattttttgggttttgattTGGAAAACCAAGTTGAGTATGGCCTCACATATCCAGATGCAGAACTTCTTTATGAACGCCAGATGTACTGTGGTTATGATTGTGTGGATGGCTGCATTCTTGATAATGTCAGAGAGACTTCAATCTTTGCTAGAGAAAGGGTGTTGGATTCATTATTTTctagaaagagaaaattctTGTTATCGAAAGTGGCAGTAATTGACTGCAACCTGGATCTTCGAGACTATCTGAGGAAATGCAGGGCAGTGGATGATCACTGCTTTATTAATTCATCAAGAAAGCATGAATCATGTAGATTTTTTCAAAGGCAAGAAAGGCCTCAAAGGCATGTTATTGGTCAGCGGCTGCACAGAAGATGGGAATCAGTAGTTGGAAAGAATTATATTGAGTCATATGGAGACAATGGAACTCTTTCAAATGGTGCCAATCAGCGAGAGTGGCTGAGGTATTCACAAGCTGGAAGGTTTAGGCAGAATTCTAAGGAAAATAGGCTGGCAAAACTGCGCTTGCGTTCATCTGAAATCTCTAAAAATCCTGTTTTAAGGGAGAGGAGATCTACTGATACTTCTACTGCATTTACAGGACCCAAGACTCTTGCTGAGattaaagaagagaagaaaatagtgGTTTCTCTGAGAAAATAG
- the LOC123201167 gene encoding uncharacterized protein LOC123201167, translating to MANQEKLKKGFMSFYKSKINHKPKSQPLVNHVTEIQPDKPVPVMSRQKSLKFLLKKQLENCEESGDNKPTGGGGGRSLVEARKSVSQVETNVASVMSFLQVKVLASDMPGFMQAHAFRIARRTYDSLEKFSSKHIAFNIKKEFDKVCGPAWHCIVGSSFGSFVTHSIGCFLYFSMEKLYILVLKTEVQKAVD from the exons ATGGCTAACCAAGAGAAGCTAAAGAAGGGATTCATGTCCTTCTACAAGTCTAAAATTAATCACAAGCCAAAGTCTCAGCCATTGGTTAATCATGTGACAGAAATTCAACCTGATAAACCAGTTCCAGTAATGTCACGGCAGAAGtctcttaagtttttattaaaGAAGCAGCTCGAAAACTGTGAGGAAAGTGGCGATAATAAGCCCacaggaggaggaggaggaagaagtTTGGTTGAGGCGAGAAAGTCGGTGTCTCAGGTAGAAACAAATGTGGCATCAGTCATGTCATTTCTTCAAGTGAAGGTGTTGGCGTCTGATATGCCTGGATTCATGCAGGCGCATGCCTTCAGAATAGCCCGGCGAACTTATGATTCATTGGAGAAGTTCAGCTCCAAGCACATTgcttttaacataaaaaag GAGTTCGATAAAGTGTGTGGCCCGGCTTGGCATTGCATTGTTGGCTCAAGTTTTGGCTCCTTCGTCACCCACTCCATAGGTTGTTTCTTATACTTTTCAATGGAGAAACTGTATATTTTAGTTCTCAAAACAGAAGTTCAGAAAGCTGTAGACTGA
- the LOC123201067 gene encoding metallothiol transferase FosB-like — MENPLRLKSLNHISILCRSLEESVDFYQNVLGFFPIRRPRSFDFEGAWLFNYGIGIHLLKCEDPDKMPSIYSINPKDNHISFQCESMATVETVLREMKIEYVKARVEEEGGIYVDQLFFHDPDGSMIEICNCDVLPVVPLAEETVRSCSTVNCILQQQKAAYC, encoded by the exons ATGGAGAATCCTCTGCGTCTCAAGTCATTGAATCACATTTCCATTCTGTGTAGATCACTTGAGGAATCTGTTGATTTCTACCAGAATGTTCTTGGTTTCTTCCCCATTAGGAGGCCTCGTTCTTTTGATTTTGAAGGCGCAtg GCTATTCAATTATGGAATTGGCATACATCTCCTGAAATGTGAAGATCCTGATAAAATGCCCTCCATCTATTCGATAAACCCCAAAGACAACCACATATCTTTCCAA TGTGAGAGCATGGCGACAGTGGAGACAGTACTGAGAGAGATGAAGATAGAGTACGTGAAGGCTAGAGTGGAGGAGGAGGGTGGAATCTACGTAGATCAGCTGTTTTTTCACGACCCAGATGGTTCAATGATCGAAATTTGCAATTGCGACGTGCTGCCAGTTGTTCCATTGGCCGAAGAGACCGTCCGATCGTGTTCCACTGTCAACTGCATTCTGCAGCAACAGAAGGCAGCCTATTGCTAA
- the LOC123201066 gene encoding mediator of RNA polymerase II transcription subunit 17, translated as MDGELEISVDKLPVKRLDAIEENGVERFPPDVDYDEKRVSLIRRIDFAWAVEKDDDKKKQKKSSKENSSTTTAPWQWQSMLENLQLAHQELSVIIDLINTVDANDAVTVASMTRPKPLPNEALSDLAVSAATKLRCYRHLSKYFKQSAKALEQQIAREARFYGALIRLQQNWKVKRQRVAAAASGNEVFTIDLFDSLLYDSAAVVRPSSLSTIRVEHDSAGMLAINLPPNSCRSLRFGFLGLHSTNSPKESNEVKTNCSTHPSKEAEKESVNDDECVRETHSLLREVHQAIFYEQLFDIVNREAFKQSVGVNLIGIRENYLQLGMGQGISVFISLSPSSQGDQKVDSSVTQNMESAILPSELFDGVKSADEKDDILKKKRWYPNRVCYEIYLQQIFHEHLYVRDKNRSILSGTRAIGQQTKDGSGLLGHFCMSLAHRIFSNKVHMELENVVSGVPYLQLISHPTWHSRTSSWTLFLKVPQSILHGGAQLQTSEIHGVKNVGKSQFRTEVVVNDDRINVEGEGTPNVVGLFKERSESVSSMNKYNCDLADLSMIILQQVASQVIRWLHEEALMVGIKASRDFLCLSFELDQGETISLVAHVDPEDLNGCISWWLVMEEAFAEETKLRTDIYDGVSDYRKFLGHLSLDVLYATLMDLVSLCGGGSH; from the exons ATGGACGGAGAATTAGAGATCTCCGTTGACAAACTCCCCGTCAAGCGCTTAGATGCCATAGAAGAGAACGGCGTCGAACGATTTCCACC TGATGTGGATTATGATGAAAAGCGAGTGTCGTTGATACGGAGAATAGACTTTGCGTGGGCAGTGGAGAAAgatgatgataagaagaagcagaagaagagcTCGAAAGAGAATAGCTCAACCACAACGGCCCCATGGCAGTGGCAGAGCATGTTGGAGAATCTGCAGCTGGCTCACCAGGAGCTTTCTGTCATTATAGACCTTATCAATACT GTGGACGCTAACGATGCTGTAACTGTGGCTAGCATGACCAGGCCAAAGCCATTACCTAATGAAGCTCTGTCCGACCTTGCTGTATCTGCAGCAACAAAGCTACGGTGCTATAGg CATCTGAGTAAATATTTTAAGCAGTCTGCCAAAGCTTTGGAACAGCAGATTGCTAGGGAAGCAAGATTTTATGGTGCTCTAATCAG ATTGCAGCAAAACTGGAAAGTTAAGCGGCAGCGTGTGGCGGCTGCAGCTTCTGGAAATGAAGTCTTTACCATTGATCTTTTTGACAGTTTATTATACGATTCAGCAGCCGTAGTAAGGCCATCTTCTCTGTCTACAATCCGTGTCGAACATGATTCCGCTGGTATGCTGGCTATAAATTTACCTCCAAACTCATGCCGTTCTCTTCGTTTTGGTTTTCTTGGTTTACATTCAACTAATAGTCCCAAGGAATCCAATGAGGTCAAAACAAATTGCTCTACTCATCCATCTAAAGAAGCTGAGAAGGAGTCAGTCAATGACGATGAGTGTGTTAGAGAAACACATTCACTTCTTCGTGAAGTTCATCAAGCAATCTTTTACGAACAG CTTTTTGATATAGTGAATCGTGAAGCATTTAAGCAATCAGTAGGAGTCAACCTCATTGGAATTCGAGAAAATTATCTGCAATTAGGCATGGGCCAGGGAATCTCTGTGTTCATATCACTTTCACCATCCAGTCAGGGTGATCAAAAAGTTGACAGTTCGGTCACCCAGAACATGGAATCTGCTATTTTACCTTCGGAACTGTTTGATGGAGTAAAGTCGGCAGATGAAAAggatgatattttgaaaaagaaacgGTGGTATCCTAATCGTGTTTGTTATGAGATTTATCTGCAACAGATTTTTCATGAGCATCTATATGTAAGAGATAAAAATAGATCCATTTTGTCTGGTACTCGAGCAATTGGTCAACAAACAAAGGATGGGTCAGGTCTTCTTGGTCATTTCTGCATGTCATTGGCTCATAGAATATTTTCTAACAAAGTTCACATGGAACTGGAAAATGTG GTTTCTGGGGTCCCATATCTCCAATTGATATCCCATCCTACTTGGCATTCTAGAACATCTTCATGGACACTCTTTCTAAAGGTTCCTCAGTCCATTCTTCATGGAGGTGCCCAACTTCAAACATCAGAAATCCATGGTGTGAAGAATGTTGGTAAGTCACAGTTTCGGACAGAGGTGGTGGTAAATGATGATCGCATCAATGTTGAAGGAGAAGGCACTCCTAATGTTGTCGGCTTGTTTAAAGAGAGATCTGAAAGCGTATCTTCTATGAACAAATACAATTGTGACTTGGCAGATCTCTCTATGATAATCCTACAACAG GTTGCAAGCCAAGTTATTCGATGGCTGCATGAGGAAGCCCTTATGGTGGGGATTAAAGCAAGCCGTGATTTTCTATGTTTGTCCTTTGAGCTGGATCAAGGCGAAACAATTAGCTTGGTAGCACATGTCGACCCAGAAGATCTGAATGGATGCATTTCATGGTGGCTTGTAATGGAGGAGGCTTTTGCCGAGGAGACAAAACTTCGAACAGACATATATGATGGCGTTTCAGATTATCGAAAATTCTTGGGACATTTGTCTCTGGATGTGCTATATGCAACACTGATGGACTTGGTTAGCTTGTGCGGTGGTGGAAGCCATTAG
- the LOC123200173 gene encoding uncharacterized protein LOC123200173, with translation MSGGTPVGGGYMRQRHSQGYASSGDDLEDDACSRPNPFSPPTSRPRTWVEILENVLWIASALFIIYYGDRHSNFIYILWHDDRIRRLPLYLGLLCFGLNVAFFFYSSMLVWRVRRFDEKWELFSMFALPYVTLLGLVSFCLLSYALWPIWSFLTLPLLFTLFMAYMVIFPHSIIGTFRPQNDIFRID, from the exons ATGTCTGGTGGGACTCCAGTTGGTGGTGGATATATGAGGCAAAGGCATAGTCAGGGTTATGCGTCGAGTGGTGATGACCTTGAAGATGATGCGTGCTCAAGGCCAAATCCTTTCTCCCCTCCAACTAGTCGACCCAGGACTTGGGTTGAGATTTTGGAGAATGTGCTTTGGATTGCTTCTGCtcttttcattatttactaTGGTGATCGACATTCCAATTTTATCTATATCTTATGGCACGATGACAGAATTAGGAG ATTGCCTTTGTACCTTGGGCTGTTGTGTTTTGGATTGAATGTTGCCTTCTTCTTTTATTCAAGTATGTTAGTATGGAGGGTGAGGAGATTTGATGAAAAATGGGAACTATTCAGTATGTTCGCTTTGCCATATGTTACTCTTCTTGGCCTTGTCTCCTTTTGCCT GCTCTCTTATGCATTGTGGCCAATTTGGAGTTTCTTGACCCTCCCCCTCTTA TTCACTTTGTTTATGGCCTACATGGTTATATTCCCCCATTCTATAATTGGAACATTCAGAccacaaaatgatattttccgcATAGATTAG